GGCGCTTTCTGGGTGGACGCTTACGGAGGCGCAGCCCTGGAGGAGCAGGCCGCCGAGGAGGAAAACAAAAAATGCCAATCTCATGGCCCGATCTTAAAGCGTGGCGCATCATTTTATGAAATATGATTTAAATCTAGATCAATAGCTTAAATATATTAATCTGGAGCCATGGAATTGCGGCATTTGCGTTACTTCGTGGCGATCGCCGAGGATCTGAATTTTTCCAAAGCGGCGCGGCGCCTGCACGTTTCCCAGCCGCCTCTTACCCAGGCGATCCAGAATCTGGAAAAGGAGCTGGGAGCGAAGCTCTTTGAGCGAACCAGCCGGAGTGTGCGGCTGACGGATGACGGCGTTTTTTTTCTGGAGCGCGCCCGCGGTATTTTGGGCCAGGTGACCAGGGCCGCCGATGATCTGCGGCTGCGCGGCAGCGGGAAAAAGGAAATTCTCCGCGTTGGATTTGCGGGGGGAGAGGCTTTTTTCCCCGCGACAATTCGACGTTTTAGGAAGCGCTTTCCTCAGGTCCATCTGGAGTTCATTCCTTCCACGGAACGCTTCTCCCGCGAGTTTCTTCAGGACGATGAGGCCGATTTGAACCTGGGCGCGTATTTTCCCCCGGACTCTCAATTTGACTCGCGGCTTTGGATCGAGGCGGAGCTGGTGGCGATGGTCTCGACGCGGCATCCGCTTGCCAAGAGAAAGCAGATTTCCATTGAGCAATTGAAAAACGAGCGGCTTTTGCTGCTGCCCGGCTTAGGCCGGGCGACCGATTTGGGGCGGGAAGCCCTTCAGTTTTGCCGGGAAATCGGAAGATTTGAGCCGAAGATCTATCGTCACTATGAGGATTCCCGTGTGACGGTCACCCTTGTGGCGGTGGAGGCGGGAGCGGCGGTGGTCAGCGCTTTCCAGGCTCTGGGAAATTTGCCGGAGGTGGTTTTTGTGCCGTTTCGCGAAAAAACGCCGAAGGTTCAGGCGGGGGTTGTTTGGCGTCGCGACCGCGCTACCCCCGCGTTGACGGCATTTCTCGACGAGCTGGAGGAGTCGATCCGGATGACGGCGGAAAATCGGCCTGGCGGACCTAAGTTTCAGAAGAACCTTTTGGCCAGTCCTTCTCAGAAGAAGGGGTATTCGAAAAGCGCGTGGTACGCGGACTGAGAAAAGAGTGGCGGAGCCAACGGGGCTCGAACCCGCAACCTCTGCCGTGACAGGGCAGCGCTCTAACCAATTGAGCTATGGCTCCTCAGAAAGGAGTGGCAAAAATAAGGCAATGCCGCGCCGTGGCAAGCTTAATAAACGATGGAACTGTAAACGGGCGTGTCGCCCAGCAGTTCCCGGCCTTTGAGGGGGGAAATTTCGACCAGAAAGGCCAGCTCGACGACGGTGGCTCCGGACTGGCGGACGAGGGCCGCTGCCGCCGCGGCGGTGCCGCCGGTGGCCAGGACGTCGTCGATGATGAGGACGCGCTCTCCGGGCTGGAAGGAGCCTTCGTTCAGGGAGAGGCAGCTGCTGCCGTACTCGAGCTTGTATTCGATTTCCTGGCAGGGCGGGGGGAGTTTGCCCTTTTTGCGGATGGGGACCATGCCGATGCCCAGGATGTTGGCCACGGCGCCGGCGAAGATGAAGCCGCGCGCGTCGATGGCGGCGACTTTCTCGATGCTTTTGCGGTGGTAGCGCTCGGTGAAGAGGGTGATGGCGAGGCGGAAGAGCTGCCCGTCGTTCAGGATGGGGCTGATGTCCCGGAAGAGGACGCCGGGGGTGGGAAAGTCCGGGACGGTGCGGATGTTGTCTTTTAACCGCTCGATGCCGCTGCGAAAGGAGACGCTCATACGATTTTCCGGCCTTTGTCTTTCTTTTCGATGGCTTTGAGGATTTTGCGCAGGCCGATGTTTTGGAGCTGGCGGATGCGCTCGCGGGTGACTTTGAATTTTTTCCCGATTTCCTCGAGGGTCATCTCTTTCTTGTCGTCCAGGCCGAAGCGGAGGGCGATGATGCGGCGCTCGCGCTCGTCCAGGAGGGGGAGCTGGTCCATGACGGTCTTGCGCAGGTTGCTGTTCTGCATCAGGTCGTAGGGGGTCAGGGCGCTTTCGTCTTTTACGATTTCGCCCAGGCTGGCGCTGTCTTCGTCATGGCCGACTTTGGCGTCCAGGGAGGCGGGGCGGATGGCGGCGGTGCGGAGCTGGGTGACTTTGGCGGGGGTGATGCCCAGTTCTTCGGCCAGTTCTTCGTCGGTGGGGTCGCGGCCGAATTCTTCGGCCAGCTGCATGGCGATGCGGCGGAGGCGGGCGATTTTGTCGACGAGGTGGACGGGGAGGCGGATGGTTTTGCTCTGGTTGGCCAGGGCGCGCTTGATGGATTGTTTGATCCACCAGGCGGCATAGGTGCTGAGTTTGCCGCCTTTGGCGGGGTCGAAGCGGTCGACGGCTTTCATGAGGCCGATGTTCCCCTCGGAGATGAGGTCGAGGAGGGGGAGGCCGCAGTTGGTGTAGTCGTGGGCGATTTTGACGACGAGCCGCAGGTTGGCGGTGATCATCTGCTGGCGGGCGGCCATGTCGCCCTTTTTGATCTTTTTGGCCAGCCGGACTTCGTCTTCCCGGGTGAGGAGGGGGATTTGCCCGATCTCCCTGAGGTAAAGTTTGATTCCTGTCTCGCTATCGTCGCCGAAGGGCATGGGGATGGTCTTCTGGAAAAAAAGGGATGAAAGACGGGTGCGCGACTCTATCTCAAATGCGTAAAAAGCGTCAACTCGTCAAAATGGCGACGGTGGTTTCTCCGTAGCGGCGGTGGAAGAGGGGGGTCCAGCCGGGCAGGTCCGGAAGGTCGCGGCCGCTGAAGAATTCCCAAATAAAGGCGCCTCCGGGGGCCAGCCAGGGCCGGAGGAGGCCGGGGAGGGGGGAGGGGGGGGCCTGGGCCTCTTTTTCGTAGGGGGGATCGGCGAAGATGAGGTCGAAGGGGCGGGGCGTTCCGCGCAGGTAGGAGAGGGCGTCGGCCTGAATGACCTGGCCTTGTGTTTCCAGGCGGCAGTGGGCGAGGTTTTCCGTGATGGTGCGGCAGCCGTTGCGCTCTTTTTCGACGAAGACGGCTTCCCGGGCGCCGCGGCTGAGGGCTTCGATGCCCAGGGCGCCGGTGCCGGCGTAGAGGTCCAGGACGCGGGCGCCAGGGACGCGGGCGCCCAGGCTGGAGAACATGGCCTGCTTGATGCGGTCCTGGGTGGGGCGGAGGGTGACGCCCTTCGGCGTCTTGAGGTGGAGGCCGCCGGCGCTCCCGGCGACGACGCGGAGGGACATTACGGGGTGGGCGCGGGGGTGGGGGGAGCCGGGGCCGGAGGAGGCGTCTTTGGCTGGAAGGAGTGGAGGCGTTCCGGCAGTTCGACTTTGGTGTGGGTCAGGGTGCCGGTGAGGATGAAGGTGAGGATTTGGCCGCCGTCCGGGCCGGGGGAGGGGGAGAGCTGCCCGGCCAGGATGGAGGGAAGCTGGCGGGAGAGTTCCGGCAGGAGGGTGAGTTGGACGGGGAGGCGCAGGGTGCCGTCCGGCTCGACGGAGCCGGGGCCGGTGCTGGCCAGCTCGAAGTTGACGGCTTTCAGGTCGAAGGAGGTGATGGCCACGCGGCCGTCGGTGACGGAGAAGTCGCCCTGGCATTGGGTGAAGTCTGGCTGGGCGAGGTCTTTGATGCCGAGGGTGGCGGCGAGGGCCTGGACGAATTCGACGTGGATGAGCTGGCCGTTGGAGATGGTGAAGCTGCCCTGGGCGTCCCAGGCTTCCGTGGCGCGGACGGGGTCGTAGGTGGCGCGGCCGGTGAGGCGGAGGTCGAGGGCGCCGGAGAGGACGTCGGGCTGGGCGACGACGGTTTTGAGCAGCTCGTTGAGGTCGAGGGAGGTGGCCTGGAGGGAGAAGTCGCACGGGAGTGCGGGGGCGTTGCGGGCGGCCTGGGCTGAGCCGCTCCATTGGCCGTGGTAGGCGGTGCCCAGGATCTTGGAGAGGCGGAAGAAGCCGTCGCCGTAGGCGTAGGTGCCTTCCAGGTTGGCGGCCTGGAGGTTCTTGAGGGTGAGGGCCTGGGCGCTGAATTGGCCGGAGGCGCGGAGGGCGCCGTGGTTGCGCTCCAGCCGCCCGCCGTGCTGGACGCCGTCCAGGCTCAGGAGGGGATGGCCGTCCGAGCCGACGACGCGGATGGAGCCGTCCTCGATGGCCAGGGATTTGATGCTCAGGCGGAGGTTTTCGAAGAAGTCGGTGGGGACGGGGGAGTTGTCCGGCGGCGGGAAGAGGAGGCGGCCGTCCGGGCCCTGCTCCAGGGAGAGGACGGGCTTTTCCAGGATGAGCTGGTGGAGGAGGAGGCGGTGCTGGAAGAAGAGGGCCAGCGGCGCGTAGGTGGCGGTGACCGCCGGGGCGGCGATGAGGGTGCCTTCCCGGCGGGAGGAGGGGTTGGCCGCCCGGGGGTTAAGCAGGGAGATGCCTTTGACGACGTTGGCCCGGAGGGCTTCCGCCTGGATGGGCAGGCCGACGGCGGCGGAGGCGTAGGTGAGGACGGAGTGGCGGGTCCCCGAGAGGTTCAGATAGAAATTGAGGGCGAAGAGGAAGATTGCTACGACTGCGATGCCCAGCGCGGCCACGGTCAGGATCCCCCGGAATAAGCGCAGCGCCATCCGCATTTCATAGCCGCCCTCCGCTCCCCTTCGCAACCATGAATCGCACCTGCATTATTTTGAACCCCGCCGCGCGCGGGGAACGGGCGGGCCAGCTGGAGGTGAAGCTCCGGGCCCTGGCCCCGGATGCCGACCTAAAGCGGACCTCCGCCTCGGGCGACGCCCGCCTCCAGGCCGCCCGTGCGGTGGAGGAGGGTTACCGGGTCATCGTGGCCGCCGGAGGGGACGGGACGGTGAACGAGGTGGTCAACGGCATCGACGGGGCGCATGACCGGGTGACGCTGGGCATCCTGCCGGTGGGGACGGTCAACGTTTTTGCCCTGGAGCTGGGGATTCCCAACTCCTTGGAAAAGGCCTGGGAGGTGGTCCGCCGGGGGCGGGAGCGGCGGATCGACCTGGCCCGGGCCAACGGGCATTACTTTGTCCAGTTGGCGGGCATCGGCTTCGACGCCCAGGTGGTGGAGAAGAACGACTGGGGGATGAAGAAGCTGCTGGGCCCCCTGAGCTATGTCCTGACAGCCGCGCAGATGATGGCGCAGAAGCCGCCCCGGCTCACGGTGCGGACGGAGACGGTGGAGCATGAGGGGGCCTTTGTCCTGCTGGGGAACGGGCGCTATTACGGCGGCCGTTTTTCGATGTTCCCGGAGGCCGACATGGAGGACGGCTTGCTGGATGTGTGCGTGTTTGAGCAGATGAATCCGCTGGCTCTGGCCCGCTACCTGCAAGGGGTGGCGACGGGGACGCATACGAAGATGGACGACGTCCGCTATTTCAAGGCCGCGCGGCTCTCCGTCACGGCGGAGGAGACGGTGCCGGTGGAAGTGGACGGGGAGATGCTGGGCCATCTGCCGTGCGAGTTCGGCCTGGCGCAGCGCGCGCTGCGGGTCCTGGCGCCGGAGCGCGGCGGTGGCTGAGAAGCCTTACGCCGCCGAGGACGGCGGCGTCCGCCTGGCCGTGCGGGTGACGCCCCGGGCGAGCCGGAGCGAGGCGGTGGGGGTGAAGGCGGGCTCCGACGGGCGGCCCGCGCTGCAAATCCGGCTGGCGGCCCCGCCGGTGGACGGCGCGGCGAATGAGGAGCTGGTGGCCTTCCTGGCCGACGCCTTGGACGTACGGAAAGGGGACGTGGCGCTGCGCTCCGGGAAGTCGGGGCGGCTGAAGATGCTCTTTATCTCCGGCGATCCGGCGGCGTTGGCGGCGCGGTTGGAGAAATTGGTCTAGGGTTTTGCCGGCAGCGGCGGCGTGGCCGCGTAGACGGTGGGATCCGGCAGGCCGGCCAGGAGGAAGGCCTCCCGGCGCTCGACGCAGGTGCCGCACTCGCCGCAGTGGACCTCCCCGCCGATGTAGCAGGACCATGTTCGGGCGAAATCGACTCCGGCCTCGTGCCCCGCGCGGGCGATCTGGGCCTTCGTCATGGCGATGAAGGGGCGCAGGACTTCGATGCCCGCGTAGGTGCCCAGCCGGATGGCGTCGCCGATGGCCTTCATGAAGTCCTCCCGGCAGTCGGGGTAGATGGCGTGGTCGCCGGAATGGGCGGCGATGACGAGGGCCTCCGCCTCCCGGCTTTCCGCGAGGCCTGCGGCGATGGCCAGCATGATGCCGTTGCGGAAGGGGACGACGGTCTGCTTCATCGACTCCTCCTCGTAATGGCCCTTCGGGATCTCCCCGCCGGACTGGAGGAGGTCCGACTTGAAGTGCCGCCCGATGAAGTCGAGGGGGATGACTTGGTGGGGGACGCCGAGCTTTTGGGCGTGCCAGGCGGCCATGGGGATTTCCCGCGCGTTGTGCTTGGCGCCGTAGTCGAAGGAAAGGGCGAGAACGAGCTGGTGCTCCTTCCGCGCGGCGTAGAGGGCGGAGACGGAGTCCATCCCGCCGCTGACGAGGACGGCGGCTTTCATGCGGGGGGACTACTTTTTGCCGTGTTCCGCCGTGACGGTCAGGCGGATGCCGCCGCGGGAGGCGAAGACGCCGGTGATCTGCGCCCAGCTGGGGGAGCAGGCGGCGACGAAGTCGGCCAGGATGCGGTTGGTGACGCTCTCGCAGAAGGCGTTCTGGCTCCGGTAGGAGGAGAGGTAGAACTTGAGGGACTTCGTCTCGACGCAGAGCTTGGCGGGGCGGTATTCGATCTGGAGGGTGCCGAAGTCGGGCTGGCCGGTGACGGGGCAGAGGGAGGTGAATTCCGAGGTCTCGAAGCGGACGGTGTAGCGGCCCTTCGGGGTCGGGTTGGGGAAGGTTTCCAGCTTGGCGTCGCCGGGGGTGGCGGGCATCCGCATTTCCGAGCGGCCGAGGAGGGAGACGTTGCCGGGGCGTTTGGAGGCCATGGTTTATTCCTGTTCAGGCTTGGTTTCGGGCGCGGGCTTGGAAGCCGCTTTCTTGCCCTTGGCGGCGGCGCCTTTTTTGGCCTTCGGCTCGCGGGGCTCGAATTCGAAGCCGGTCTTGCCGTCTTCCTTGATGACGAGGTAGGCGGAGAAGCGCCGCTTGGTGCGCTGGGAGATGAAGTTGTTCAGGAGGTCGGTCTTCTTCGTGGCCAGGAGCTTGGCGACCTGCTCCCGCGTCATGTCCTGCATGAGGATCTTTTTCCCGACCTTGAATTTGCAGGTGGGGTTTTCCTTCAGGGCGTTTTCGCAGATGTAGGAGAGGGTGCCCTCGAAGACGCGGCCGCCGCAGACGGGGCAGTTGCCCAGGGGCTCGGCGGTGGCGGTGTCGATGGCCTCCATGCCGGGGGTGGCGGCGGAGTCTTCGTAGACGAACTCGATCTTGTTTTCCGCGTTGAGCTTCAGCGCGGCGCTGAAGGGGCGGCCCAGGCGGCTGCGGAAGCCGGTGAGGGGGCCCAGGAAGCGCTTTTCCAGGAGCTGCGCGGCCTCCTGCGGCTCCAGGAGCCGCCCGGCGACGTATTTGCTCATGCGGAAGGCGGCGTCCGGCGTCTGGTAGAAGCGGAGGGTCTCGATCATCGGCTCGCCGTTGGGGCCTTTGCCGGGGAAGGGCTTGGAGTGGGTCTCCGTCTCCTCGAAGTTGCGGGCGTTTTCGACGATGTGGCGGGTGAGGTCGGTGATCTCCCGCATGAAGGTGCCGCGGTCGATCTTGCCTTCCTCCATCTGCTTGAGCTTGTGCTCCCACTCGCCGGTCATTTCCGGGGAGGTGAGGGCGGGGATGCCGGTGGCGCGCAGCAGCTCCATGAGGGCGATGGCCTTGGGCATGGCCAGGAGGTCGCGGCCGTCCCGCTGGACGTATTTTTCGAGGATGAGGCCCTCGATGATGGCGGCGCGGGTGGCGGGGGTGCCCAGGCCCTTTTTGCCCATGGCCTCGCGGAGCTGCTCATCCTCGACGAGCTTGCCCGCGCCTTCCATGGCGGAGAGGAGGGTGGCTTCCGAGTAGTGGGCGGGGGGCTTGGTGGTGAAGGGGCGGACTTCGACTTCCCGCGTGGCGACGTTTTCGCCCTCCTCGACGGGGACGGTGTTGGCCTCGCTGTCCGCGCCCAGGTCGGTGCGGCCGTAGATGGCCTGCCAGCCGGGGTCGCGCAGGATCTTGCCCTCCGTCTTGAAGGGGTGGCTCTCCACGCGGGTGATGCGGGTGACGACTTCGTAGCGGGCGGCGGGGAAGAAGACGGCGATGAAGCGCCGGGCGACCATCTCGTAGACCTTGAACTCGAACTCGTCGAGGGTGTCCGGGGCTTTGCCGGTGGGGATAATGGCGAAGTGGTCGGAGACGCGGCTGTTGTCGAAGACGCGCTTGATCTGGGTGACCCAGCCGGATTCCAGGGCGGTCTTGGCAAACGGGGCCAGGCTGGGGGCGGTCATGGCCTGGAGGACCGATTTGACGGTGGGGAGGTAATCCTCCGGCAGGTGGCGGGAATCGGTACGCGGGTAGGTGAGGACCTTGTGCCGCTCGTAGAGGGCCTGGGCGACCTGGAGGGTCCGCTTGGCGGAGAGGCCGAAGCGGCCGTTGGCCTCCCGCTGAAGGGTGGTGAGGTCGAAGAGGCCGGGGGAAAGCTCCTGGCGGGGCTTGCGCTCTTCGGTGACGATGACCGGTCTTCCCCTCGCAGGCGGCGCGGATGGCCTCGGCCTTGGCTTGGTCCCAGAGGCGCTCGGCCTTGGCTCCTTCGTCCTCTTCTTTGTCGCTTTTCTTGAA
This DNA window, taken from Verrucomicrobium sp., encodes the following:
- a CDS encoding LysR family transcriptional regulator yields the protein MELRHLRYFVAIAEDLNFSKAARRLHVSQPPLTQAIQNLEKELGAKLFERTSRSVRLTDDGVFFLERARGILGQVTRAADDLRLRGSGKKEILRVGFAGGEAFFPATIRRFRKRFPQVHLEFIPSTERFSREFLQDDEADLNLGAYFPPDSQFDSRLWIEAELVAMVSTRHPLAKRKQISIEQLKNERLLLLPGLGRATDLGREALQFCREIGRFEPKIYRHYEDSRVTVTLVAVEAGAAVVSAFQALGNLPEVVFVPFREKTPKVQAGVVWRRDRATPALTAFLDELEESIRMTAENRPGGPKFQKNLLASPSQKKGYSKSAWYAD
- a CDS encoding adenine phosphoribosyltransferase translates to MSVSFRSGIERLKDNIRTVPDFPTPGVLFRDISPILNDGQLFRLAITLFTERYHRKSIEKVAAIDARGFIFAGAVANILGIGMVPIRKKGKLPPPCQEIEYKLEYGSSCLSLNEGSFQPGERVLIIDDVLATGGTAAAAAALVRQSGATVVELAFLVEISPLKGRELLGDTPVYSSIVY
- a CDS encoding sigma-70 family RNA polymerase sigma factor, which gives rise to MPFGDDSETGIKLYLREIGQIPLLTREDEVRLAKKIKKGDMAARQQMITANLRLVVKIAHDYTNCGLPLLDLISEGNIGLMKAVDRFDPAKGGKLSTYAAWWIKQSIKRALANQSKTIRLPVHLVDKIARLRRIAMQLAEEFGRDPTDEELAEELGITPAKVTQLRTAAIRPASLDAKVGHDEDSASLGEIVKDESALTPYDLMQNSNLRKTVMDQLPLLDERERRIIALRFGLDDKKEMTLEEIGKKFKVTRERIRQLQNIGLRKILKAIEKKDKGRKIV
- the rsmD gene encoding 16S rRNA (guanine(966)-N(2))-methyltransferase RsmD, translating into MSLRVVAGSAGGLHLKTPKGVTLRPTQDRIKQAMFSSLGARVPGARVLDLYAGTGALGIEALSRGAREAVFVEKERNGCRTITENLAHCRLETQGQVIQADALSYLRGTPRPFDLIFADPPYEKEAQAPPSPLPGLLRPWLAPGGAFIWEFFSGRDLPDLPGWTPLFHRRYGETTVAILTS
- a CDS encoding AsmA-like C-terminal region-containing protein, with product MALRLFRGILTVAALGIAVVAIFLFALNFYLNLSGTRHSVLTYASAAVGLPIQAEALRANVVKGISLLNPRAANPSSRREGTLIAAPAVTATYAPLALFFQHRLLLHQLILEKPVLSLEQGPDGRLLFPPPDNSPVPTDFFENLRLSIKSLAIEDGSIRVVGSDGHPLLSLDGVQHGGRLERNHGALRASGQFSAQALTLKNLQAANLEGTYAYGDGFFRLSKILGTAYHGQWSGSAQAARNAPALPCDFSLQATSLDLNELLKTVVAQPDVLSGALDLRLTGRATYDPVRATEAWDAQGSFTISNGQLIHVEFVQALAATLGIKDLAQPDFTQCQGDFSVTDGRVAITSFDLKAVNFELASTGPGSVEPDGTLRLPVQLTLLPELSRQLPSILAGQLSPSPGPDGGQILTFILTGTLTHTKVELPERLHSFQPKTPPPAPAPPTPAPTP
- a CDS encoding diacylglycerol kinase family lipid kinase; the encoded protein is MNRTCIILNPAARGERAGQLEVKLRALAPDADLKRTSASGDARLQAARAVEEGYRVIVAAGGDGTVNEVVNGIDGAHDRVTLGILPVGTVNVFALELGIPNSLEKAWEVVRRGRERRIDLARANGHYFVQLAGIGFDAQVVEKNDWGMKKLLGPLSYVLTAAQMMAQKPPRLTVRTETVEHEGAFVLLGNGRYYGGRFSMFPEADMEDGLLDVCVFEQMNPLALARYLQGVATGTHTKMDDVRYFKAARLSVTAEETVPVEVDGEMLGHLPCEFGLAQRALRVLAPERGGG
- a CDS encoding DUF167 domain-containing protein, with the translated sequence MAEKPYAAEDGGVRLAVRVTPRASRSEAVGVKAGSDGRPALQIRLAAPPVDGAANEELVAFLADALDVRKGDVALRSGKSGRLKMLFISGDPAALAARLEKLV
- the queC gene encoding 7-cyano-7-deazaguanine synthase QueC is translated as MKAAVLVSGGMDSVSALYAARKEHQLVLALSFDYGAKHNAREIPMAAWHAQKLGVPHQVIPLDFIGRHFKSDLLQSGGEIPKGHYEEESMKQTVVPFRNGIMLAIAAGLAESREAEALVIAAHSGDHAIYPDCREDFMKAIGDAIRLGTYAGIEVLRPFIAMTKAQIARAGHEAGVDFARTWSCYIGGEVHCGECGTCVERREAFLLAGLPDPTVYAATPPLPAKP
- the queF gene encoding preQ(1) synthase gives rise to the protein MASKRPGNVSLLGRSEMRMPATPGDAKLETFPNPTPKGRYTVRFETSEFTSLCPVTGQPDFGTLQIEYRPAKLCVETKSLKFYLSSYRSQNAFCESVTNRILADFVAACSPSWAQITGVFASRGGIRLTVTAEHGKK
- a CDS encoding DNA topoisomerase; amino-acid sequence: MVTEERKPRQELSPGLFDLTTLQREANGRFGLSAKRTLQVAQALYERHKVLTYPRTDSRHLPEDYLPTVKSVLQAMTAPSLAPFAKTALESGWVTQIKRVFDNSRVSDHFAIIPTGKAPDTLDEFEFKVYEMVARRFIAVFFPAARYEVVTRITRVESHPFKTEGKILRDPGWQAIYGRTDLGADSEANTVPVEEGENVATREVEVRPFTTKPPAHYSEATLLSAMEGAGKLVEDEQLREAMGKKGLGTPATRAAIIEGLILEKYVQRDGRDLLAMPKAIALMELLRATGIPALTSPEMTGEWEHKLKQMEEGKIDRGTFMREITDLTRHIVENARNFEETETHSKPFPGKGPNGEPMIETLRFYQTPDAAFRMSKYVAGRLLEPQEAAQLLEKRFLGPLTGFRSRLGRPFSAALKLNAENKIEFVYEDSAATPGMEAIDTATAEPLGNCPVCGGRVFEGTLSYICENALKENPTCKFKVGKKILMQDMTREQVAKLLATKKTDLLNNFISQRTKRRFSAYLVIKEDGKTGFEFEPREPKAKKGAAAKGKKAASKPAPETKPEQE